The following are encoded together in the Pseudomonas xantholysinigenes genome:
- the wbjC gene encoding UDP-2-acetamido-2,6-beta-L-arabino-hexul-4-ose reductase, producing MNVLITGADGFIGKNLLVHLQELKDVAVVTFTRDDDVAALPAKVAGADFIFHLAGINRPQDPKEFTSGNVDLTRALADAVRATGRSVPLLYTSSTQAALDNAYGASKRGAEEVLQDLHAQTGSPVHLFRLANVFGKWARPNYNSAVATFCHNIARDLPIQINDPQARVSLVYIDDVVRGFLQVMRGERIDQVEPQYDVSVGEIAAHLQAFRDSRKSLITEPVGTGFIRALYSTYVSYLPQERFTYEVPKYGDERGVFVEMLKTGDSGQFSYFTAHPGVTRGGHYHHTKTEKFLVIKGQANFRFRHMVTGDFYELQTSGDKPVIVETVPGWTHDITNVGDEEMVVMLWANEIFDREHPDTYAKPLNA from the coding sequence ATGAATGTCCTGATTACGGGCGCCGATGGTTTCATCGGCAAGAACCTGCTGGTGCATCTTCAGGAACTGAAGGATGTCGCCGTCGTTACCTTCACGCGTGACGATGATGTGGCTGCGCTGCCTGCCAAGGTCGCCGGCGCTGACTTCATCTTTCACCTGGCCGGCATCAATCGTCCGCAGGACCCGAAGGAGTTCACCTCTGGCAATGTCGACCTGACCCGGGCGTTGGCTGATGCCGTGCGCGCGACGGGGCGCTCCGTGCCGTTGCTGTACACCTCATCCACCCAGGCGGCCCTGGACAACGCCTACGGCGCCAGCAAGCGTGGCGCGGAAGAAGTCCTGCAGGATCTGCACGCGCAAACTGGTTCGCCGGTCCACCTGTTCCGCCTGGCCAATGTGTTCGGCAAATGGGCGCGGCCGAATTACAACTCGGCGGTCGCCACGTTCTGCCACAACATTGCCCGCGACTTGCCAATCCAGATCAATGACCCACAGGCGCGCGTCAGCCTGGTGTACATCGACGATGTGGTGCGCGGCTTCCTGCAAGTGATGCGTGGCGAGCGCATCGATCAGGTCGAGCCGCAGTACGACGTCAGTGTTGGCGAGATCGCCGCGCACTTGCAGGCGTTTCGTGACAGTCGCAAAAGCCTGATCACCGAGCCGGTCGGCACCGGTTTCATCCGCGCGCTGTATTCGACCTATGTCAGCTACCTGCCACAGGAACGCTTCACCTATGAAGTGCCCAAGTATGGCGATGAGCGCGGGGTGTTCGTCGAAATGCTCAAGACTGGCGACAGCGGCCAGTTTTCCTATTTCACCGCGCACCCAGGCGTAACCCGCGGCGGCCACTACCATCACACCAAGACCGAGAAGTTCCTGGTCATCAAGGGTCAGGCGAACTTCCGCTTCCGCCATATGGTGACTGGCGACTTCTACGAGTTGCAGACTAGCGGCGATAAGCCGGTCATCGTCGAAACCGTCCCGGGCTGGACCCATGACATCACCAACGTCGGTGATGAAGAGATGGTTGTCATGCTCTGGGCCAACGAGATCTTCGATCGCGAACACCCCGACACTTACGCCAAGCCGCTGAACGCCTGA
- a CDS encoding MBL fold metallo-hydrolase, which yields MDFPAITHHGGVHGITGSCHQLHLDDGASLLVDCGMAQGADARLDVGPGELGFGVGGVLVLVVTHVHLDHVGRIPTLFGAGFRGPILCSEPSAKLLPLVLEDAYRLEISNEPVQVQRFLALLERHIEPIPFAHWHVVIDRPGLYCAIRLQRAGHLLGSAYVECEVRRAGKSTRVVFSGDLGASGNPLLRPLEPPEWADVLVLESTYGDRLHVDRGERRQQLEALIERALRDQGAILIPAFSLGRTQELLCELEDILYRKALFERSEGAPGGEFAGWARLPVILDSPLALRITQVYRELHMYWREEARQRLVGGRDPLGFGQLVTIESHSSHQRVVNYLKSTGRPAIVIAGNGMCSGGRIVDYLKAMLGDPRHEVLFVGYQAKGTPGAVIQASRAVEDVGQVDLSGQLYQIRAKVLTLGGFSGHADQRGLLAFAQGCAAKRVLLVHGERASKQALAQVLRQELPEGSFVAVAGHGGN from the coding sequence GTGGATTTTCCGGCAATTACTCATCACGGTGGTGTGCATGGCATCACCGGTTCCTGTCACCAGTTGCACCTCGATGATGGCGCCAGCCTGCTTGTCGACTGTGGCATGGCGCAAGGCGCTGATGCTCGGCTCGATGTAGGGCCTGGCGAGCTCGGATTCGGCGTCGGTGGCGTCCTGGTGCTGGTCGTCACACACGTTCATCTTGATCATGTTGGGCGTATCCCCACCCTGTTTGGCGCGGGCTTCCGTGGCCCGATCCTCTGCAGTGAGCCCTCCGCCAAGCTCCTGCCCTTGGTGCTCGAAGATGCCTATCGGCTCGAGATCAGTAATGAGCCTGTGCAGGTGCAGCGATTCCTTGCGCTGCTCGAGCGGCATATTGAACCCATCCCTTTCGCTCATTGGCATGTCGTCATCGACCGGCCCGGGCTGTATTGCGCTATCCGCCTGCAGCGTGCTGGTCATTTGCTGGGTTCGGCTTATGTCGAGTGTGAGGTGCGTCGTGCCGGCAAAAGCACCCGGGTGGTCTTTTCCGGAGATCTTGGTGCTTCCGGCAACCCATTGCTGCGGCCTTTAGAACCGCCGGAATGGGCTGATGTGCTGGTGTTGGAGAGCACCTATGGCGATCGTCTGCATGTTGATCGTGGGGAGCGCCGCCAGCAGCTCGAGGCTTTGATCGAGCGGGCTTTGCGGGATCAGGGAGCCATCCTGATTCCAGCTTTCAGTCTCGGGCGCACGCAGGAGTTGCTTTGCGAGCTTGAAGATATTCTTTATCGCAAAGCCCTGTTCGAGCGTTCCGAGGGCGCGCCTGGGGGAGAGTTTGCCGGCTGGGCGAGACTGCCGGTCATTCTCGACTCACCGTTGGCTTTGCGCATCACCCAGGTTTATCGCGAGTTGCACATGTACTGGCGAGAAGAGGCGCGGCAGCGTTTGGTGGGTGGGCGTGATCCGTTGGGGTTTGGTCAGCTTGTAACAATTGAGTCACATTCCAGTCATCAGCGTGTAGTCAATTACCTGAAGAGTACGGGGCGGCCAGCCATTGTGATTGCCGGTAACGGAATGTGCAGCGGCGGGCGAATTGTCGACTATCTTAAGGCGATGCTCGGTGATCCGCGGCATGAGGTCCTGTTTGTTGGCTATCAGGCCAAAGGTACGCCGGGAGCAGTGATTCAAGCGAGCCGCGCAGTCGAAGACGTCGGGCAGGTTGACCTAAGTGGGCAGCTTTATCAGATACGGGCAAAGGTGCTGACCTTGGGCGGATTCTCGGGGCATGCGGATCAACGGGGTTTGCTCGCGTTTGCCCAAGGGTGCGCTGCGAAGCGTGTGCTGTTGGTGCACGGCGAGCGCGCCAGCAAACAGGCATTGGCGCAGGTCTTGCGCCAAGAGTTGCCTGAGGGCTCGTTCGTTGCGGTCGCGGGGCATGGGGGGAACTAA
- a CDS encoding polysaccharide biosynthesis protein produces MFSGKTLLISGGTGSFGNAVLKRFLDTDIGEIRIFSRDEKKQDDMRKRFANSKLKFYIGDVRDYQSVLNATRGVDYIFHAAALKQVPSCEFHPMEAVKTNVIGTENLLEAAIQNGVSRVVCLSTDKAVYPINAMGISKAMMEKVMVAKSRNVDSARTVICGTRYGNVMASRGSVIPLFVDQIRAGQPLTLTDPNMTRFMMTLADAVDLVLFAFEHGENGDLFVQKAPAATVETLAKALTGLLGQPEHPIQVIGTRHGEKLYEALLSREEMACAEDMGDYYRVPPDLRDLNYAKFVEQGEEKISHTEDYNSHNTERLDVEGMQKLLLKLEFMQAIQRGEHAVPEE; encoded by the coding sequence ATGTTTAGCGGAAAAACTCTTCTTATTTCTGGTGGTACCGGTTCATTTGGTAACGCGGTGCTCAAGCGCTTTCTCGATACCGATATCGGCGAGATCCGAATTTTCAGTCGGGATGAGAAAAAGCAAGATGACATGCGCAAGCGCTTCGCCAATAGCAAACTGAAGTTTTATATCGGCGATGTTCGTGATTATCAAAGTGTCCTGAATGCAACGCGTGGTGTTGATTATATTTTTCATGCTGCTGCGTTGAAGCAGGTGCCTTCGTGCGAGTTCCATCCGATGGAGGCGGTCAAGACCAATGTCATCGGCACCGAGAACCTGCTCGAAGCGGCTATTCAGAATGGTGTCAGCAGGGTTGTCTGCCTGAGTACCGACAAGGCGGTCTACCCGATCAACGCCATGGGTATCTCCAAGGCGATGATGGAGAAGGTCATGGTCGCCAAGTCGCGCAATGTCGACAGCGCGCGCACGGTGATCTGCGGTACGCGCTATGGCAACGTCATGGCCTCGCGAGGCTCGGTGATCCCGCTGTTCGTCGACCAGATTCGCGCCGGTCAGCCATTGACCCTGACCGATCCGAACATGACCCGGTTCATGATGACCCTGGCCGACGCCGTCGACCTGGTGCTGTTCGCCTTCGAGCATGGCGAGAATGGTGACCTGTTCGTGCAGAAAGCGCCCGCGGCGACTGTGGAAACGTTGGCCAAGGCCTTGACTGGCCTGCTCGGACAGCCGGAGCACCCGATTCAGGTGATTGGCACGCGCCATGGTGAAAAGCTTTACGAAGCCTTGTTGAGCCGAGAAGAAATGGCTTGCGCGGAAGATATGGGTGACTACTACCGTGTGCCGCCTGATTTGCGCGACCTGAACTATGCCAAGTTCGTCGAGCAGGGCGAGGAGAAAATCTCCCATACCGAAGACTACAACTCCCACAATACCGAGCGCCTGGATGTCGAAGGCATGCAGAAATTGCTGCTCAAGCTCGAGTTCATGCAGGCGATCCAGCGCGGCGAGCACGCCGTTCCGGAGGAGTGA
- the rffA gene encoding dTDP-4-amino-4,6-dideoxygalactose transaminase produces the protein MIPFNKPPYTGKEDDHVLNAMRASKMSGDGEYTVLCHKWFESNVGCKKALLTPSCTQALEMAAILIDIQPGDEVIMPSYTFVSTANAFVLRGANIVFVDVRPDTMNIDEQLIEAAITPRTKAIVPVHYAGVACEMDVIMALAEKHQLYVIEDAAQGMKATYKGRALGTIGHLAAYSFHETKNYTSGGEGGLLLINDERFVTRAEIVREKGTNRSQFWRGMVDKYTWVDVGSSYLPSELQAAYLYGQLQSSEEINQARRQLWDNYYQAFASLQEKGLELPIVPEGCEHNAHMFYVKLKDLQVRGAFIESLKAQGVLSVFHYVPLHSSPCGLKWGRFSGDDTYTTADSERLVRLPIWYGMTEAEQGQVISSVRQFMGTL, from the coding sequence ATGATCCCATTCAACAAACCACCCTATACCGGCAAAGAAGACGACCATGTTCTGAACGCCATGCGTGCGTCGAAAATGTCGGGGGACGGTGAGTATACGGTGCTCTGCCACAAGTGGTTTGAAAGTAATGTTGGCTGTAAAAAGGCATTATTGACGCCTTCCTGTACCCAGGCGTTGGAAATGGCTGCGATTCTCATCGATATCCAGCCCGGCGATGAAGTCATTATGCCGAGCTATACGTTTGTGAGCACGGCCAATGCCTTTGTCTTGCGCGGTGCGAACATTGTATTCGTCGATGTGCGGCCGGATACGATGAACATCGATGAGCAATTGATTGAGGCCGCCATTACGCCAAGAACCAAGGCTATTGTGCCTGTTCATTATGCCGGCGTGGCCTGTGAGATGGATGTCATCATGGCGCTCGCCGAAAAGCATCAGTTGTATGTTATCGAAGATGCTGCTCAGGGGATGAAAGCTACGTATAAAGGGCGAGCCCTCGGTACCATTGGTCATCTGGCGGCGTATAGCTTCCATGAAACCAAGAACTACACCAGTGGTGGTGAAGGTGGGCTGTTGCTGATCAATGATGAACGCTTTGTCACGCGCGCAGAGATTGTTCGGGAAAAAGGCACCAATCGCAGTCAGTTCTGGCGAGGCATGGTGGACAAGTATACCTGGGTGGATGTAGGCAGCAGTTATTTGCCTTCGGAGTTACAGGCCGCCTACTTGTATGGGCAGTTGCAGAGCTCCGAGGAAATCAATCAAGCTCGCCGTCAGCTCTGGGATAACTATTACCAGGCGTTTGCCAGCCTGCAGGAAAAAGGCCTGGAGTTGCCGATCGTGCCGGAAGGCTGCGAGCACAATGCGCACATGTTCTATGTGAAGCTGAAAGATTTGCAGGTGCGTGGCGCTTTTATTGAGTCGCTCAAGGCGCAGGGTGTGCTGTCGGTGTTTCATTATGTGCCCTTGCACTCGTCACCTTGCGGGCTCAAGTGGGGGCGATTCAGTGGTGATGACACCTATACCACGGCCGACAGCGAGCGTTTGGTCAGGCTGCCTATCTGGTATGGCATGACCGAGGCCGAACAGGGCCAGGTGATTTCCAGTGTTCGGCAGTTCATGGGCACACTGTGA
- a CDS encoding lipopolysaccharide assembly protein LapA domain-containing protein, whose amino-acid sequence MRNLKRALAALFVLLLAAVVLFFVLENQQTVTLVLFGWSAPAVPVAVLVLAALVIGLAVGPLLGAYGLMRGKSKIRASARQAALTGK is encoded by the coding sequence ATGCGTAATCTCAAGCGCGCCCTGGCGGCGCTGTTCGTGTTGCTGCTGGCGGCCGTAGTGCTGTTCTTCGTGCTGGAGAACCAGCAGACCGTGACGTTGGTGTTGTTTGGTTGGTCGGCGCCCGCAGTGCCGGTTGCCGTGCTGGTGCTGGCGGCGTTGGTGATTGGCTTGGCTGTTGGCCCTTTGCTGGGGGCTTATGGCTTGATGCGAGGTAAGAGCAAGATTCGCGCCTCGGCCCGTCAAGCGGCGCTTACTGGCAAATAG
- the wecB gene encoding non-hydrolyzing UDP-N-acetylglucosamine 2-epimerase, translating into MKKLKVVTVVGTRPEIIRLSRVMVALDQHCDHVLVHTGQNYDYELNEIFFQDLGIRKPDHFLNAAGATGAETIGNVIIAVDKVLAEVEPEALLVLGDTNSCMAVIPAKRRKIPTFHMEAGNRCFDMRVPEEINRRIVDHTADINLTYSTIARDYLLREGLSPDMVIKTGSPMFEVLNHYRASIDGSDVLQRLGLEKGRFFVVSAHREENIDADRNFLKLVDVLNTVAEQYDMPVIVSTHPRTQKRVDALGVKFHANVRLLKPLGFTDYNKLQLESKAVLSDSGTINEESSILNFPALNLREAHERPEGMEEAAVMMTGLEVERVLQGLALLESQPRGETRGLRLVEDYSMPNVSEKVVRIIHSYRDYVMRTVWRRY; encoded by the coding sequence ATGAAGAAGTTGAAGGTTGTCACCGTCGTCGGCACCCGCCCGGAAATCATTCGCCTGTCGCGGGTGATGGTGGCCCTGGACCAGCACTGCGACCATGTGCTGGTGCACACCGGCCAGAACTACGACTATGAGCTGAACGAGATCTTTTTCCAGGACCTCGGCATCCGCAAGCCGGATCACTTCCTCAATGCCGCCGGCGCCACCGGTGCCGAGACCATCGGCAACGTGATCATCGCGGTCGACAAGGTGCTGGCCGAGGTCGAGCCGGAAGCGTTGCTGGTGCTGGGCGACACCAACAGCTGCATGGCGGTGATCCCCGCCAAGCGCCGCAAGATCCCCACCTTCCACATGGAAGCCGGCAACCGCTGCTTCGACATGCGCGTGCCAGAGGAAATCAACCGACGCATCGTCGACCATACCGCTGACATCAACCTGACCTACAGCACCATCGCGCGCGACTACCTGCTGCGCGAAGGTTTGTCGCCGGACATGGTGATCAAGACCGGTAGCCCGATGTTCGAAGTGCTCAACCATTACCGGGCGTCCATCGACGGTTCCGATGTCCTGCAGCGCCTGGGCCTGGAAAAAGGTCGCTTCTTCGTGGTCAGCGCGCACCGCGAGGAGAACATCGACGCCGATCGCAACTTCCTCAAGCTGGTGGACGTGCTCAACACGGTAGCCGAGCAATACGACATGCCGGTGATCGTGTCGACCCATCCGCGTACGCAGAAGCGTGTCGATGCCCTGGGCGTCAAGTTCCACGCCAATGTGCGCTTGCTCAAGCCGCTGGGGTTCACCGACTACAACAAGTTGCAGCTCGAGTCCAAGGCGGTGTTGTCCGACAGTGGCACCATCAACGAAGAGTCGTCGATCCTCAATTTCCCTGCGCTTAACCTGCGCGAGGCCCATGAGCGGCCCGAGGGCATGGAGGAGGCCGCGGTGATGATGACTGGCCTGGAGGTGGAACGCGTGCTGCAAGGCCTGGCCCTGCTGGAAAGCCAACCGCGCGGTGAGACGCGTGGTCTGCGTCTGGTCGAGGACTACAGCATGCCGAATGTCTCGGAAAAGGTCGTGCGCATCATCCACAGCTACCGTGACTACGTGATGCGTACGGTCTGGAGAAGGTACTGA
- the ihfB gene encoding integration host factor subunit beta has protein sequence MTKSELIERIVTHQGLLSSKDVELAIKTMLEQMSQCLATGDRIEIRGFGSFSLHYRAPRVGRNPKTGQSVSLEGKYVPHFKPGKELRDRVNEEEHEPG, from the coding sequence ATGACGAAGTCGGAGCTGATCGAACGTATTGTCACCCATCAGGGGCTGCTCTCGTCCAAGGACGTGGAGCTGGCCATCAAGACCATGCTTGAACAGATGTCGCAGTGCCTGGCGACCGGGGATCGCATCGAGATCCGCGGCTTTGGCAGTTTCTCGCTGCACTACCGTGCTCCACGGGTAGGGCGCAATCCCAAGACCGGTCAATCGGTCAGCCTCGAAGGCAAGTACGTCCCTCACTTCAAGCCCGGCAAGGAGTTGCGCGATCGGGTGAACGAAGAAGAGCATGAGCCCGGCTGA
- a CDS encoding O-antigen translocase encodes MLVKVIAYYLGPEGMGGIGHFMSLATIVYMVAGGGITNAVIKYASEYNQQPRRLLRMVDVSASYSLVCCLIVGVVGIVFSGPVASLVFADSGKWWLVAMLALAQFFYAYVNLVVGVANGLLATHVYSRIQISGSLLAALLVAGLVSSQGFVGAALAVMAIYLAPACGAVYFHLRSSFRGRVRLVRPGRDEVLRLARFSGMMIVSAASFPVVEMIVRQLLIKEAGYEEAGLWQGLIKLSSAYLGFFTIFLSYYFMPLISRESSKVVIKRLTLKMLAAVVLLFLVGAGVLYAGRGFFITYLLSAEFGRAADYLSYQLVGDGFRVAAYVIGFVAIAKASVRLYVAAEILQNGMFLLLAHLFSLSASGALPVVQAYAVTYLIYFIVALVCFAVYVGRRSRKGEVDAVSR; translated from the coding sequence TTGCTGGTCAAGGTGATTGCTTATTACCTTGGCCCTGAAGGGATGGGCGGCATCGGTCACTTCATGAGCCTGGCGACCATCGTCTACATGGTGGCGGGTGGGGGGATCACCAACGCGGTCATCAAATATGCCTCCGAATACAACCAGCAGCCACGCCGGTTGTTAAGGATGGTTGACGTTTCTGCCAGCTACTCGCTGGTGTGTTGCCTGATCGTCGGTGTGGTCGGCATTGTCTTTAGCGGGCCTGTGGCGTCCCTGGTGTTCGCTGACAGTGGCAAGTGGTGGCTGGTGGCCATGCTGGCGTTGGCGCAATTCTTCTACGCCTATGTCAACCTGGTGGTTGGTGTTGCCAATGGCTTGCTGGCGACCCATGTGTACTCCCGTATCCAGATTTCCGGAAGCCTGCTTGCAGCCTTGTTGGTCGCCGGCTTGGTCTCCAGCCAAGGGTTCGTGGGCGCGGCCCTGGCTGTCATGGCGATCTACCTGGCGCCAGCATGTGGCGCGGTCTACTTTCACCTGCGTTCGAGCTTCAGGGGCCGGGTCAGGCTTGTCAGGCCTGGCCGTGACGAAGTGCTGCGCCTTGCTCGGTTCAGCGGCATGATGATCGTCAGTGCTGCCAGTTTTCCCGTCGTGGAGATGATTGTTCGACAGTTGCTCATCAAGGAGGCTGGTTACGAGGAGGCAGGCCTGTGGCAAGGGCTTATAAAGCTTTCATCAGCCTACCTGGGGTTCTTCACGATTTTCCTGTCGTACTACTTCATGCCGCTGATCTCGCGGGAGAGCAGCAAAGTCGTGATCAAGCGCTTGACCCTGAAGATGTTGGCGGCGGTCGTGCTGCTGTTCCTGGTGGGGGCGGGTGTCTTGTATGCCGGGCGCGGGTTCTTCATCACCTACCTGTTGTCGGCAGAGTTTGGGCGGGCCGCTGATTATCTGAGCTATCAGTTGGTCGGGGACGGTTTCAGGGTGGCCGCTTATGTGATCGGCTTCGTGGCGATCGCCAAGGCTTCGGTGCGTCTTTATGTGGCGGCCGAAATCCTCCAGAACGGTATGTTTCTGTTGCTGGCGCACCTGTTCAGCCTCTCGGCGAGTGGGGCGCTGCCGGTGGTTCAAGCCTATGCGGTGACATACCTGATCTATTTCATTGTTGCGCTCGTTTGTTTTGCGGTGTACGTCGGCCGCCGCAGCCGTAAAGGGGAAGTTGATGCTGTTTCTCGCTAA
- a CDS encoding glycosyltransferase — MLFLANVLELNGGTTFLVRVAREYAARGRRVAVLVMFEIIDPKLEAQLAQYADIYRLARFSRGAPAFMFRNQLGTFMPLDHAAINQVVARHGGHVHAMGVFGILLLKRLVSAGVMLNSISFGIYHQNEIMYRQVPAYFSRKAQALFAALPPRSVVFFNEYTQRSHARFFQRDYQASAVLPIGVDLPKWQGQSVGQSDSLRIVSIGNLHPFKAYNAHIIRALGALRAARPGLTYEIYGSGVNEAALKALAQAQGVAEHVKFKGVIAYGDIPQVLSGSFAFVGSGTSIIEAAALGIPSLVGIESIEQPLTYGFLSDVIGYSYNEMGADQPLVAIQDKLLSLNAPEVWQRTADACRAKAETFSVVRTVSGLEQVASESDALVDFRACRYSNVLGLGSLLGWAVRERLGGSSAFSERREQGSLAEVAQKR; from the coding sequence ATGCTGTTTCTCGCTAATGTTCTTGAACTCAATGGCGGAACGACTTTCCTTGTGCGCGTGGCGCGTGAGTATGCCGCGCGGGGCCGGCGTGTCGCGGTGCTGGTGATGTTCGAGATCATCGACCCGAAGCTCGAAGCGCAATTGGCACAATACGCCGATATTTATCGTCTGGCGCGGTTCTCCCGTGGGGCGCCTGCGTTCATGTTCCGTAATCAGCTTGGAACATTCATGCCTCTCGATCATGCTGCGATCAATCAGGTCGTGGCACGTCATGGCGGGCATGTGCATGCCATGGGCGTCTTTGGCATTCTGCTGCTCAAGCGTCTGGTGTCTGCAGGCGTCATGCTGAACAGCATCAGCTTTGGGATCTATCACCAGAACGAGATCATGTACCGCCAGGTGCCGGCGTACTTCTCGCGAAAGGCGCAGGCGTTGTTCGCGGCATTGCCGCCCCGATCGGTGGTGTTCTTCAACGAGTATACCCAGCGTTCCCACGCCCGCTTTTTCCAGCGCGACTACCAGGCGTCGGCCGTGCTGCCCATAGGTGTCGACCTGCCAAAGTGGCAAGGGCAGAGCGTCGGCCAAAGCGACTCACTCAGAATCGTTTCGATTGGCAACCTGCATCCATTCAAGGCCTACAACGCTCATATCATCAGGGCGCTCGGGGCGCTGCGTGCGGCGCGTCCGGGGCTGACTTACGAAATCTATGGCTCCGGGGTCAATGAAGCCGCGTTGAAAGCGTTGGCGCAAGCGCAAGGCGTCGCGGAGCATGTCAAGTTCAAAGGGGTGATTGCCTATGGTGATATTCCCCAGGTGTTGTCGGGTAGTTTTGCGTTTGTCGGCAGTGGCACCTCCATCATTGAGGCCGCCGCGCTCGGTATTCCGTCCCTGGTGGGGATCGAGTCGATCGAGCAACCCCTGACCTATGGCTTTTTATCGGATGTCATTGGCTATTCATACAATGAGATGGGGGCAGACCAACCTTTGGTTGCCATTCAGGACAAGCTGCTGTCCTTGAATGCACCAGAGGTTTGGCAGCGTACCGCCGATGCTTGCCGAGCCAAAGCGGAAACCTTCTCGGTCGTCCGTACTGTCAGCGGACTCGAGCAAGTGGCGAGCGAGAGCGACGCGCTTGTCGACTTCAGGGCTTGTCGGTACAGCAATGTGCTTGGGTTGGGGTCGCTGCTCGGATGGGCGGTCAGGGAGCGGTTGGGAGGCTCTTCGGCATTTTCCGAGCGTCGCGAGCAGGGTAGCTTGGCTGAGGTGGCGCAGAAGCGATGA
- a CDS encoding Wzz/FepE/Etk N-terminal domain-containing protein produces MRSERERPSEDEIDVFELCESLWRQKLLIFVVAVVVFAGAVLYAFWASPVYRAKLFLRPPLQADLAVLNQGRGGDSNLAMVSAKDGFDAFVRNLESESMRRKFFEAIYLPALTEQQRSASRNDLYTRFLASVSVGALSGENPGDVSVRMEAEDPVRSGEWASLYAAFAGELGRDEIVQNIITDARTKADNIEQAIMRAREGARGQREDRIVKLTEALGVARSMGLEVPPMIISGQGSDGDSGSLDYLRGVKALEAEIKSLRERESDDPFVADLRRQQELLAFYRSLKIDPEQVRIYRQDGAVEVSEDPVRPNRKLVVAGGLLLGLVLGGGLALMRHFWMRRRAGDAG; encoded by the coding sequence ATGCGCAGTGAACGTGAGCGCCCCAGTGAGGATGAAATTGATGTCTTTGAGCTATGTGAGTCGTTGTGGAGGCAGAAACTCCTGATTTTCGTGGTTGCGGTCGTTGTCTTTGCGGGTGCTGTTCTCTATGCGTTCTGGGCGTCGCCGGTCTACCGGGCCAAGCTTTTCTTGCGTCCCCCCTTGCAGGCTGATCTGGCCGTGCTCAATCAGGGGCGGGGTGGCGACTCCAATCTTGCCATGGTGTCGGCCAAGGATGGTTTCGATGCGTTTGTGCGTAATCTCGAATCGGAGTCCATGCGTCGAAAATTCTTCGAGGCCATTTATTTGCCTGCATTGACTGAGCAGCAGCGCAGTGCTTCTCGCAATGATCTGTATACCCGATTCCTGGCCAGTGTTTCAGTGGGCGCGCTCTCTGGGGAGAATCCGGGCGATGTTTCCGTTCGGATGGAGGCGGAAGATCCGGTGCGTTCTGGCGAGTGGGCCAGTTTGTATGCGGCGTTTGCGGGGGAGCTTGGCAGGGATGAGATTGTTCAGAACATCATTACCGACGCGCGAACCAAGGCCGATAACATAGAGCAGGCGATAATGCGTGCGCGCGAGGGGGCCAGGGGGCAGCGCGAGGACAGGATCGTCAAGCTCACGGAAGCCCTGGGTGTTGCCCGCAGCATGGGGCTGGAGGTGCCACCGATGATCATCTCTGGCCAGGGCTCCGATGGCGATAGCGGATCGCTTGATTACCTGCGCGGCGTCAAGGCGCTTGAGGCGGAAATCAAAAGCCTGCGCGAGCGTGAGTCGGACGACCCCTTTGTCGCTGATCTGCGTAGGCAACAAGAGTTGTTGGCCTTCTATCGTTCTTTGAAGATTGATCCGGAGCAGGTGCGCATCTACAGGCAGGATGGTGCTGTCGAGGTGTCGGAAGACCCTGTGCGGCCCAACAGGAAACTGGTCGTGGCGGGAGGCTTGCTTTTGGGGTTGGTTCTAGGTGGGGGGCTTGCCTTGATGCGGCATTTCTGGATGCGGCGCCGTGCGGGGGATGCAGGCTAG
- a CDS encoding acyltransferase, producing MAFLTQSQLQAMGFKHLGVDVKISDKASIYNCDLIEIGDYSRIDDFCVVSGRVTIGRNVHIAVFNNVAGGELGVTMEDFSGLAYGCHVFSQSDDYTGKSMTNPTVPAQFKSETKAPVVIGRHVIVGTSSIVMPGVTLAEGCSVGAMSWITKSTEPWGVYFGIPAKRIKNRSKKLLELEAEYLAGAGEQ from the coding sequence ATGGCTTTCTTGACGCAATCCCAGTTGCAGGCAATGGGATTCAAACACTTGGGTGTGGATGTAAAGATCAGTGACAAGGCTTCGATCTATAATTGTGATCTTATTGAAATAGGTGATTACTCGCGCATTGATGATTTTTGCGTTGTTTCTGGGCGCGTCACTATCGGGCGTAATGTGCATATCGCGGTGTTCAATAATGTCGCGGGTGGTGAGCTCGGCGTGACGATGGAGGACTTCTCCGGGTTGGCGTATGGTTGTCATGTGTTCTCACAATCGGATGACTACACGGGCAAGAGCATGACAAACCCTACAGTGCCCGCCCAGTTCAAGAGTGAAACCAAGGCCCCCGTCGTTATTGGGCGTCATGTTATTGTGGGAACTTCCTCTATTGTCATGCCGGGCGTGACATTGGCAGAAGGGTGTTCGGTAGGGGCGATGAGTTGGATTACGAAGTCCACCGAGCCCTGGGGGGTTTATTTTGGTATTCCGGCAAAACGTATAAAAAACCGTTCCAAGAAGCTGCTGGAGCTCGAGGCTGAATACCTGGCTGGCGCTGGTGAGCAGTAA